In Oenanthe melanoleuca isolate GR-GAL-2019-014 chromosome 19, OMel1.0, whole genome shotgun sequence, a genomic segment contains:
- the PIGS gene encoding GPI transamidase component PIG-S isoform X2 — MAAAAALAADEAERARGRRAALSFATIAVVLGLPLWWKTTETYRAALPYADIEGLGQQPVRLVVPMAVVFGPGSVPRDLPRPLPFRDVQEMEISVNLRSSVTSRYEMHCRSTTAQEEAALAAATAREADAALHPLQDTTMGSLTMYVVPETSSLLPQGINVYVGRHRSALVRAVGSLAALQARLREVTQVMSFTASSIAAALSDRVPGGQLGPDARRNLKSSLGYEITFSLLNPDPKSHTVDWDIEGAVNRYVKPVLDKLSLVANFSVDSQILYYAVLGVTPRYDKESSSFLLSAHSLPHVINPVEARLGSSAASLYPVLNFLLYVPERSHSPLYIQDKNGAPVSTNAFHSPRWGGIMVYNVEAPASPQASLPLHVDVDMARVMEVFLAQLRLLFGLSREEVPPEFLLESPGNEGLADWELDHLLWAHTVENIATVSTTLTSLAQLLDKIGNIVIKDDVASEVYRAVASVQSAVTKLSLGHLHAAFQASKEAVTSSERAFFDPSLLHLLYFPDDQKFAIYIPLFLPMAVPILLSLAKIVRETRLRTKEPTKMD, encoded by the exons atggcggcggcggctgccTTGGCGGCGGATGAGGCAG agcgggcgcggggccggcgcgcTGCCCTGTCCTTCGCGACCATCGCCGTGGTGCTGGGACTGCCGCTGTGGTGGAAAACGACCGAGACCTACCGCGCTGCGCTGCCCTACGCGGACATCGAAGGGCTCGGCCAGCAGCCG GTTCGGCTGGTGGTGCCCATGGCCGTGGTCTTCGGCCCGGGGTCGGTGCCCAGGGACCTGCCGAGGCCGCTGCCCTTCAGGGACGTGCAGGAGATGGAGATTTCCGTGAACC TGAGAAGCAGCGTCACATCCCGCTATGAGATGCACTGTCGCAGCACCACGGctcaggaggaggcagcactggctgcagcgACTGCACGAG AGGCTGATGCTGCTCTGCACCCGCTGCAGGACACCACCATGGGCTCTCTGACCATGTATGTGGTCCCTGAAACCTCCTCTCTCCTGCCTCAG GGCATCAATGTCTACGTGGGGAGGCACCGCAGCGCCCTGGtgagggctgtggggagccTGGCTGCGCTGCAGGCGCGGCTGCGGGAGGTGACCCAGGTGATGTCCTTCACGGCCAGCTCCATCGCCGCCGCCCTGTCGGACCGCGTGCCCGGCGGACAGCTCGGCCCCGACGCACGGCGGAACCTGAAATCCAGCCTGG GGTATGAGATCACCTTCAGCCTGCTGAACCCTGACCCCAAGTCCCACACCGTGGACTGGGACATCGAGGGGGCTGTGAACCGCTACGTGAAGCCCGTCCTGGACAAACTGAGCTTGGTGGCCAACTTTTCTGTGGATTCACAG ATCCTGTACTACGCTGTCCTAGGAGTGACACCACGCTATGACAAGGAGTCCTCCAGCTTCCTCCTGAGTGCTCACAGCCTCCCACACGTCATCAACCCCGTGGAGGCCCGGCTGG GCTCCAGTGCTGCCTCACTCTACCCAGTGCTGAACTTCCTGCTGTATGTGCCAGAGCGCTCCCACTCCCCTCTGTACATCCAGGACAAGAATGGAGCCCCAGTGAGCACCAATGCATTCCACAGCCCTCGCTGGGGTGGCATCATG GTTTACAATGTTGAAGCCCCTGCTTCCCCTCaagcctccctccctctgcatGTGGATGTGGACATGGCACGAGTGATGGAGGTTTTCCTGGCCCAGCTCCG GTTACTATTTGGGCTGTCTCGGGAAGAGGTGCCCCCCGAGTTCCTGCTGGAAAGCCCAGGGAATGAGGGGCTGGCTGACTGGGAGCTGGACCACCTGCTGTGGGCCCACACTGTGGAGAACATTGCCACCGTGTCCACCACCCTGACCTCGCTGGCCCAGCTCCTGGACAAGATCGGGAACATCGTCATCAAGGATGATGTTGCCTCTGAG GTGTACCGGGCAGTGGCCTCAGTCCAGAGCGCTGTGACCAAGCTGTCCCTGGGCCACCTGCACGCAGCTTTCCAGGCCAGCAAGGAGGCTGTCACCTCCTCGGAGAGGGCCTTCTTTGACCCAtctctcctccatctcctctaCTTCCCTGATGACCAGAAATTTGCCATCTACATCCCACTCTTCCTGCCCATGGCTGTCCCAATTCTCCTGTCTCTGGCCAAGATTGTCCGGGAGACCAGGCTGCGTACGAAGGAGCCCACCAAGATGGACTGA
- the PIGS gene encoding GPI transamidase component PIG-S isoform X1: MAAAAALAADEAERARGRRAALSFATIAVVLGLPLWWKTTETYRAALPYADIEGLGQQPVRLVVPMAVVFGPGSVPRDLPRPLPFRDVQEMEISVNLRSSVTSRYEMHCRSTTAQEEAALAAATARVLPSSPEADAALHPLQDTTMGSLTMYVVPETSSLLPQGINVYVGRHRSALVRAVGSLAALQARLREVTQVMSFTASSIAAALSDRVPGGQLGPDARRNLKSSLGYEITFSLLNPDPKSHTVDWDIEGAVNRYVKPVLDKLSLVANFSVDSQILYYAVLGVTPRYDKESSSFLLSAHSLPHVINPVEARLGSSAASLYPVLNFLLYVPERSHSPLYIQDKNGAPVSTNAFHSPRWGGIMVYNVEAPASPQASLPLHVDVDMARVMEVFLAQLRLLFGLSREEVPPEFLLESPGNEGLADWELDHLLWAHTVENIATVSTTLTSLAQLLDKIGNIVIKDDVASEVYRAVASVQSAVTKLSLGHLHAAFQASKEAVTSSERAFFDPSLLHLLYFPDDQKFAIYIPLFLPMAVPILLSLAKIVRETRLRTKEPTKMD, translated from the exons atggcggcggcggctgccTTGGCGGCGGATGAGGCAG agcgggcgcggggccggcgcgcTGCCCTGTCCTTCGCGACCATCGCCGTGGTGCTGGGACTGCCGCTGTGGTGGAAAACGACCGAGACCTACCGCGCTGCGCTGCCCTACGCGGACATCGAAGGGCTCGGCCAGCAGCCG GTTCGGCTGGTGGTGCCCATGGCCGTGGTCTTCGGCCCGGGGTCGGTGCCCAGGGACCTGCCGAGGCCGCTGCCCTTCAGGGACGTGCAGGAGATGGAGATTTCCGTGAACC TGAGAAGCAGCGTCACATCCCGCTATGAGATGCACTGTCGCAGCACCACGGctcaggaggaggcagcactggctgcagcgACTGCACGAG TGCTTCCATCTTCCCCAGAGGCTGATGCTGCTCTGCACCCGCTGCAGGACACCACCATGGGCTCTCTGACCATGTATGTGGTCCCTGAAACCTCCTCTCTCCTGCCTCAG GGCATCAATGTCTACGTGGGGAGGCACCGCAGCGCCCTGGtgagggctgtggggagccTGGCTGCGCTGCAGGCGCGGCTGCGGGAGGTGACCCAGGTGATGTCCTTCACGGCCAGCTCCATCGCCGCCGCCCTGTCGGACCGCGTGCCCGGCGGACAGCTCGGCCCCGACGCACGGCGGAACCTGAAATCCAGCCTGG GGTATGAGATCACCTTCAGCCTGCTGAACCCTGACCCCAAGTCCCACACCGTGGACTGGGACATCGAGGGGGCTGTGAACCGCTACGTGAAGCCCGTCCTGGACAAACTGAGCTTGGTGGCCAACTTTTCTGTGGATTCACAG ATCCTGTACTACGCTGTCCTAGGAGTGACACCACGCTATGACAAGGAGTCCTCCAGCTTCCTCCTGAGTGCTCACAGCCTCCCACACGTCATCAACCCCGTGGAGGCCCGGCTGG GCTCCAGTGCTGCCTCACTCTACCCAGTGCTGAACTTCCTGCTGTATGTGCCAGAGCGCTCCCACTCCCCTCTGTACATCCAGGACAAGAATGGAGCCCCAGTGAGCACCAATGCATTCCACAGCCCTCGCTGGGGTGGCATCATG GTTTACAATGTTGAAGCCCCTGCTTCCCCTCaagcctccctccctctgcatGTGGATGTGGACATGGCACGAGTGATGGAGGTTTTCCTGGCCCAGCTCCG GTTACTATTTGGGCTGTCTCGGGAAGAGGTGCCCCCCGAGTTCCTGCTGGAAAGCCCAGGGAATGAGGGGCTGGCTGACTGGGAGCTGGACCACCTGCTGTGGGCCCACACTGTGGAGAACATTGCCACCGTGTCCACCACCCTGACCTCGCTGGCCCAGCTCCTGGACAAGATCGGGAACATCGTCATCAAGGATGATGTTGCCTCTGAG GTGTACCGGGCAGTGGCCTCAGTCCAGAGCGCTGTGACCAAGCTGTCCCTGGGCCACCTGCACGCAGCTTTCCAGGCCAGCAAGGAGGCTGTCACCTCCTCGGAGAGGGCCTTCTTTGACCCAtctctcctccatctcctctaCTTCCCTGATGACCAGAAATTTGCCATCTACATCCCACTCTTCCTGCCCATGGCTGTCCCAATTCTCCTGTCTCTGGCCAAGATTGTCCGGGAGACCAGGCTGCGTACGAAGGAGCCCACCAAGATGGACTGA
- the PIGS gene encoding GPI transamidase component PIG-S isoform X3: MRCTVAAPRLRRRQHWLQRLHESETGIGVTFPTLPVLPSSPEADAALHPLQDTTMGSLTMYVVPETSSLLPQGINVYVGRHRSALVRAVGSLAALQARLREVTQVMSFTASSIAAALSDRVPGGQLGPDARRNLKSSLGYEITFSLLNPDPKSHTVDWDIEGAVNRYVKPVLDKLSLVANFSVDSQILYYAVLGVTPRYDKESSSFLLSAHSLPHVINPVEARLGSSAASLYPVLNFLLYVPERSHSPLYIQDKNGAPVSTNAFHSPRWGGIMVYNVEAPASPQASLPLHVDVDMARVMEVFLAQLRLLFGLSREEVPPEFLLESPGNEGLADWELDHLLWAHTVENIATVSTTLTSLAQLLDKIGNIVIKDDVASEVYRAVASVQSAVTKLSLGHLHAAFQASKEAVTSSERAFFDPSLLHLLYFPDDQKFAIYIPLFLPMAVPILLSLAKIVRETRLRTKEPTKMD; this comes from the exons ATGAGATGCACTGTCGCAGCACCACGGctcaggaggaggcagcactggctgcagcgACTGCACGAG AGTGAGACAGGGATTGGAGTGACATTCCCAACCCTGCCAGTGCTTCCATCTTCCCCAGAGGCTGATGCTGCTCTGCACCCGCTGCAGGACACCACCATGGGCTCTCTGACCATGTATGTGGTCCCTGAAACCTCCTCTCTCCTGCCTCAG GGCATCAATGTCTACGTGGGGAGGCACCGCAGCGCCCTGGtgagggctgtggggagccTGGCTGCGCTGCAGGCGCGGCTGCGGGAGGTGACCCAGGTGATGTCCTTCACGGCCAGCTCCATCGCCGCCGCCCTGTCGGACCGCGTGCCCGGCGGACAGCTCGGCCCCGACGCACGGCGGAACCTGAAATCCAGCCTGG GGTATGAGATCACCTTCAGCCTGCTGAACCCTGACCCCAAGTCCCACACCGTGGACTGGGACATCGAGGGGGCTGTGAACCGCTACGTGAAGCCCGTCCTGGACAAACTGAGCTTGGTGGCCAACTTTTCTGTGGATTCACAG ATCCTGTACTACGCTGTCCTAGGAGTGACACCACGCTATGACAAGGAGTCCTCCAGCTTCCTCCTGAGTGCTCACAGCCTCCCACACGTCATCAACCCCGTGGAGGCCCGGCTGG GCTCCAGTGCTGCCTCACTCTACCCAGTGCTGAACTTCCTGCTGTATGTGCCAGAGCGCTCCCACTCCCCTCTGTACATCCAGGACAAGAATGGAGCCCCAGTGAGCACCAATGCATTCCACAGCCCTCGCTGGGGTGGCATCATG GTTTACAATGTTGAAGCCCCTGCTTCCCCTCaagcctccctccctctgcatGTGGATGTGGACATGGCACGAGTGATGGAGGTTTTCCTGGCCCAGCTCCG GTTACTATTTGGGCTGTCTCGGGAAGAGGTGCCCCCCGAGTTCCTGCTGGAAAGCCCAGGGAATGAGGGGCTGGCTGACTGGGAGCTGGACCACCTGCTGTGGGCCCACACTGTGGAGAACATTGCCACCGTGTCCACCACCCTGACCTCGCTGGCCCAGCTCCTGGACAAGATCGGGAACATCGTCATCAAGGATGATGTTGCCTCTGAG GTGTACCGGGCAGTGGCCTCAGTCCAGAGCGCTGTGACCAAGCTGTCCCTGGGCCACCTGCACGCAGCTTTCCAGGCCAGCAAGGAGGCTGTCACCTCCTCGGAGAGGGCCTTCTTTGACCCAtctctcctccatctcctctaCTTCCCTGATGACCAGAAATTTGCCATCTACATCCCACTCTTCCTGCCCATGGCTGTCCCAATTCTCCTGTCTCTGGCCAAGATTGTCCGGGAGACCAGGCTGCGTACGAAGGAGCCCACCAAGATGGACTGA